In a single window of the Salmo trutta chromosome 23, fSalTru1.1, whole genome shotgun sequence genome:
- the LOC115159634 gene encoding sphingomyelin phosphodiesterase 4 isoform X1 has protein sequence MAGPAMQQPSFLLANLKIDSTTKPFLQCCQELVKIIDDYPAKELHLIFPWLVESVFGSLDGVIVGWNLRFLQACSNQYNIVMDFLNPSGPMMKLVYKLQAEDYKYEIPVSFLPGPVKVSIQEGVLPDCPLLNNKLHFPLSGLQTLSLALNPFEYYMFMFASSLITPKNYSLGQHVSSLDSAYFVLVDTYLKYFLPTEGSVPPSPFTNKRGSVSPPAPRAPSVPFAGYGTHSTSLLKRHISHQPSVTADPAAQEIWRSEALLQVFVEMWLHHYSLEMYQKLQSPQVKLALLQYRLSMSSMPCQPLTTPGSGTLDTYQEPFTPTEEHVLVVRLLVKHLHAFSCSLKPEQVSSSAHSHTSPLEELKRVVVHRFVQQKLYVFLQHCFGHWPLDASFRVVLETWLSYIQPWRYTGEKTNPQTDQNKGVPEKWSLFVQENLLMYTKLFQGFLNRVVRTDLVNVKNALMVFRVAKVFAQPNLSEMIQKGEQLFLEPEHVLHHRQHRCFLSPGHGGSFLSARQPVVTDRVFRVKSHVYGLEGQDCQYKQMFGTELRGTVLKLIQIIDQARQTAKKISDQSAEVAANNSFMSWFGMGSPDLNYTFNGGEVDDTGACVKTHEFLERSLDYLCQIFRLNAGQLSQLMATLGSGQDDGNSKQLPDSVQGEKGLILTDLGRMQVINGLRRFEIEYQGDPELQPIRSYENAILVRLFFKISSLVNERFGGHMDALCSRSDFLGQLGRHYLASPEAAADGRSPETRVTAERNRRPRLSLRMLASYRTLLMLLLLYLFGALFSSGPMSSTLLILTGGFLYGLLSCPVWR, from the exons ATGGCCGGCCCAGCCATGCAACAGCCCAGTTTCCTTCTG GCCAACCTGAAAATTGACTCGACCACCAAGCCTTTTCTCCAGTGTTGCCAGGAGCTGGTGAAGATCATTGATGACTACCCTGCGAAG GAGCTGCACCTGATCTTCCCCTGGCTGGTAGAGAGTGTTTTTGGCAGTCTGGATGGCGTCATCGTGGGCTGGAACTTGCGATTTCTGCAGGCATGCAGCAATCAGTACAACATCGTCATGGACTTTCTCAATCCTAG TGGTCCAATGATGAAGCTTGTGTACAAGCTTCAAGCAGAGGACTACAAATATGAAATACCAGTCAGCTTTCTGCCT GGTCCTGTAAAGGTGTCCATACAGGAAGGCGTCCTCCCAGATTGCCCACTTTTAAACAACAAGCTGCATTTTCCTCTGTCTGGTCTGCAGACACTCAGCCTGGCACTTA ATCCCTTTGAATATTACATGTTTATGTTTGCCTCCAGTCTCATCACACCAAAG AACTACTCTCTAGGACAGCATGTGAGCAGCTTGGATAGTGCATACTTTGTGCTAGTGGACACCTACCTCAAGTATTTCCTCCCTACAGAGGGCAGTGTTCCCCCCTCTCCATTCACCAACAAAAGAGGCTCTGTGTCTCCACCTGCTCCCAG GGCTCCCAGTGTGCCTTTTGCAGGGTATGGCACCCACAGCACCAGCCTCCTTAAGCGCCACATATCCCATCAGCCCTCAGTCACTGCTGACCCTGCAGCCCAGGAGATCTGGAGGTCAGAGGCATTACTACAG GTGTTTGTGGAGATGTGGCTGCATCACTACTCCCTGGAGATGTACCAGAAGCTGCAGTCCCCCCAGGTGAAG CTGGCGCTGCTGCAGTATCGCCTCAGTATGTCCAGCATGCCGTGCCAACCCCTGACCACTCCTGGCTCTGGGACCCTCGACACGTACCAA GAGCCATTCACCCCGACAGAGGAGCACGTTCTGGTGGTTCGTCTCCTAGTGAAGCACCTCCATGCCTTCTCCTGCAGCCTGAAACCTGAGCAGGTCTCCTCCTCGGCTCACTCCCACACCAGCCCCCTGGAGGAGTTGAAGAG GGTGGTGGTCCATCGTTTTGTCCAGCAGAAGCTATATGTGTTCCTCCAGCACTGCTTTGGTCACTGGCCTTTAGATGCCTCCTTCAGAGTG GTGTTGGAGACGTGGCTTAGCTACATCCAGCCATGGAGGTACACAGGAGAGAAGACCAATCCTCAGACAGACCAGAACAAAGGTGTACCTGAGAAATG GAGCTTGTTTGTTCAGGAGAACCTGCTCATGTACACCAAGCTCTTTCAGGGCTTCCTAAACAGGGTGGTACGCACAGACCTGGTCAACGTCAAAAATGCACTAATGGTCTTCAGGGTGGCCAAAGTCTTCGCTCAGCCAAACCTATCAGAGATGATTCAGAAAG GAGAGCAGCTGTTTCTGGAGCCGGAGCATGTCCTCCACCACCGGCAGCACCGGTGCTTCCTCTCGCCGGGCCACGGTGGCAGCTTTTTATCGGCCCGGCAGCCTGTGGTGACAGACAGGGTGTTCAGGGTGAAGAGCCACGTGTATGGTCTGGAGGGCCAGGACTGTCAGTATAAACAGATGTTCGGCACGGAGCTGAGGGGCACG GTCTTGAAGCTCATTCAGATCATCGACCAGGCGAGGCAGACCGCCAAGAAGATATCAGATCAGTCAGCTGAGGTGGCGGCCAACAACTCCTTCATGTCCTGGTTTGGAATGGGCTCCCCTGACCTCAACTACACCTTCAATGGAGGAGAGGTGGATGACACCGGGGCGTGTGTTAAGACCCATGAGTTTCTGGAGAGGTCACTGGACTACCTCTGTCAGATATTTCGG CTGAATGCAGGACAACTGTCTCAGCTGATGGCTACCCTAGGCTCTGGTCAGGACGATGGGAACTCCAAGCAGCTACCAGACTCTGTTCAAGGGGAGAAAGGACTCATCCTCACAGACCTGGGCCGGATGCAG GTCATCAATGGACTGCGTAGATTTGAGATAGAGTACCAAGGGGACCCGGAGCTTCAGCCCATCAGGAGCTATGAGAACGCCATCCTGGTCAGACTGTTCTTCAAGATCTCATCTCTGGTGAATGAGAGG TTCGGAGGTCACATGGATGCTCTGTGCTCGCGGTCGGACTTCCTGGGCCAGTTGGGACGGCACTACCTGGCCAGCCCCGAGGCCGCGGCGGATGGCAGGAGCCCAGAGACGCGAGTAACAGCGGAGAGGAACCGACGGCCACGGCTAAGCCTGCGCATGCTGGCGAGCTACAGAACCCTGCTGATGCTTTTACTGCTCTACCTGTTTGGGGCACTGTTCTCATCCGGCCCCATGTCCAGCACACTGCTCATCCTTACAGGAGGCTTTCTCTACGGACTCTTAAGTTGCCCTGTTTGGAGATAA
- the LOC115159634 gene encoding sphingomyelin phosphodiesterase 4 isoform X2 — MAGPAMQQPSFLLANLKIDSTTKPFLQCCQELVKIIDDYPAKELHLIFPWLVESVFGSLDGVIVGWNLRFLQACSNQYNIVMDFLNPSGPMMKLVYKLQAEDYKYEIPVSFLPGPVKVSIQEGVLPDCPLLNNKLHFPLSGLQTLSLALNPFEYYMFMFASSLITPKNYSLGQHVSSLDSAYFVLVDTYLKYFLPTEGSVPPSPFTNKRGSVSPPAPRAPSVPFAGYGTHSTSLLKRHISHQPSVTADPAAQEIWRSEALLQVFVEMWLHHYSLEMYQKLQSPQLALLQYRLSMSSMPCQPLTTPGSGTLDTYQEPFTPTEEHVLVVRLLVKHLHAFSCSLKPEQVSSSAHSHTSPLEELKRVVVHRFVQQKLYVFLQHCFGHWPLDASFRVVLETWLSYIQPWRYTGEKTNPQTDQNKGVPEKWSLFVQENLLMYTKLFQGFLNRVVRTDLVNVKNALMVFRVAKVFAQPNLSEMIQKGEQLFLEPEHVLHHRQHRCFLSPGHGGSFLSARQPVVTDRVFRVKSHVYGLEGQDCQYKQMFGTELRGTVLKLIQIIDQARQTAKKISDQSAEVAANNSFMSWFGMGSPDLNYTFNGGEVDDTGACVKTHEFLERSLDYLCQIFRLNAGQLSQLMATLGSGQDDGNSKQLPDSVQGEKGLILTDLGRMQVINGLRRFEIEYQGDPELQPIRSYENAILVRLFFKISSLVNERFGGHMDALCSRSDFLGQLGRHYLASPEAAADGRSPETRVTAERNRRPRLSLRMLASYRTLLMLLLLYLFGALFSSGPMSSTLLILTGGFLYGLLSCPVWR; from the exons ATGGCCGGCCCAGCCATGCAACAGCCCAGTTTCCTTCTG GCCAACCTGAAAATTGACTCGACCACCAAGCCTTTTCTCCAGTGTTGCCAGGAGCTGGTGAAGATCATTGATGACTACCCTGCGAAG GAGCTGCACCTGATCTTCCCCTGGCTGGTAGAGAGTGTTTTTGGCAGTCTGGATGGCGTCATCGTGGGCTGGAACTTGCGATTTCTGCAGGCATGCAGCAATCAGTACAACATCGTCATGGACTTTCTCAATCCTAG TGGTCCAATGATGAAGCTTGTGTACAAGCTTCAAGCAGAGGACTACAAATATGAAATACCAGTCAGCTTTCTGCCT GGTCCTGTAAAGGTGTCCATACAGGAAGGCGTCCTCCCAGATTGCCCACTTTTAAACAACAAGCTGCATTTTCCTCTGTCTGGTCTGCAGACACTCAGCCTGGCACTTA ATCCCTTTGAATATTACATGTTTATGTTTGCCTCCAGTCTCATCACACCAAAG AACTACTCTCTAGGACAGCATGTGAGCAGCTTGGATAGTGCATACTTTGTGCTAGTGGACACCTACCTCAAGTATTTCCTCCCTACAGAGGGCAGTGTTCCCCCCTCTCCATTCACCAACAAAAGAGGCTCTGTGTCTCCACCTGCTCCCAG GGCTCCCAGTGTGCCTTTTGCAGGGTATGGCACCCACAGCACCAGCCTCCTTAAGCGCCACATATCCCATCAGCCCTCAGTCACTGCTGACCCTGCAGCCCAGGAGATCTGGAGGTCAGAGGCATTACTACAG GTGTTTGTGGAGATGTGGCTGCATCACTACTCCCTGGAGATGTACCAGAAGCTGCAGTCCCCCCAG CTGGCGCTGCTGCAGTATCGCCTCAGTATGTCCAGCATGCCGTGCCAACCCCTGACCACTCCTGGCTCTGGGACCCTCGACACGTACCAA GAGCCATTCACCCCGACAGAGGAGCACGTTCTGGTGGTTCGTCTCCTAGTGAAGCACCTCCATGCCTTCTCCTGCAGCCTGAAACCTGAGCAGGTCTCCTCCTCGGCTCACTCCCACACCAGCCCCCTGGAGGAGTTGAAGAG GGTGGTGGTCCATCGTTTTGTCCAGCAGAAGCTATATGTGTTCCTCCAGCACTGCTTTGGTCACTGGCCTTTAGATGCCTCCTTCAGAGTG GTGTTGGAGACGTGGCTTAGCTACATCCAGCCATGGAGGTACACAGGAGAGAAGACCAATCCTCAGACAGACCAGAACAAAGGTGTACCTGAGAAATG GAGCTTGTTTGTTCAGGAGAACCTGCTCATGTACACCAAGCTCTTTCAGGGCTTCCTAAACAGGGTGGTACGCACAGACCTGGTCAACGTCAAAAATGCACTAATGGTCTTCAGGGTGGCCAAAGTCTTCGCTCAGCCAAACCTATCAGAGATGATTCAGAAAG GAGAGCAGCTGTTTCTGGAGCCGGAGCATGTCCTCCACCACCGGCAGCACCGGTGCTTCCTCTCGCCGGGCCACGGTGGCAGCTTTTTATCGGCCCGGCAGCCTGTGGTGACAGACAGGGTGTTCAGGGTGAAGAGCCACGTGTATGGTCTGGAGGGCCAGGACTGTCAGTATAAACAGATGTTCGGCACGGAGCTGAGGGGCACG GTCTTGAAGCTCATTCAGATCATCGACCAGGCGAGGCAGACCGCCAAGAAGATATCAGATCAGTCAGCTGAGGTGGCGGCCAACAACTCCTTCATGTCCTGGTTTGGAATGGGCTCCCCTGACCTCAACTACACCTTCAATGGAGGAGAGGTGGATGACACCGGGGCGTGTGTTAAGACCCATGAGTTTCTGGAGAGGTCACTGGACTACCTCTGTCAGATATTTCGG CTGAATGCAGGACAACTGTCTCAGCTGATGGCTACCCTAGGCTCTGGTCAGGACGATGGGAACTCCAAGCAGCTACCAGACTCTGTTCAAGGGGAGAAAGGACTCATCCTCACAGACCTGGGCCGGATGCAG GTCATCAATGGACTGCGTAGATTTGAGATAGAGTACCAAGGGGACCCGGAGCTTCAGCCCATCAGGAGCTATGAGAACGCCATCCTGGTCAGACTGTTCTTCAAGATCTCATCTCTGGTGAATGAGAGG TTCGGAGGTCACATGGATGCTCTGTGCTCGCGGTCGGACTTCCTGGGCCAGTTGGGACGGCACTACCTGGCCAGCCCCGAGGCCGCGGCGGATGGCAGGAGCCCAGAGACGCGAGTAACAGCGGAGAGGAACCGACGGCCACGGCTAAGCCTGCGCATGCTGGCGAGCTACAGAACCCTGCTGATGCTTTTACTGCTCTACCTGTTTGGGGCACTGTTCTCATCCGGCCCCATGTCCAGCACACTGCTCATCCTTACAGGAGGCTTTCTCTACGGACTCTTAAGTTGCCCTGTTTGGAGATAA
- the LOC115159634 gene encoding sphingomyelin phosphodiesterase 4 isoform X3 produces MAGPAMQQPSFLLANLKIDSTTKPFLQCCQELVKIIDDYPAKELHLIFPWLVESVFGSLDGVIVGWNLRFLQACSNQYNIVMDFLNPSGPMMKLVYKLQAEDYKYEIPVSFLPGPVKVSIQEGVLPDCPLLNNKLHFPLSGLQTLSLALNPFEYYMFMFASSLITPKNYSLGQHVSSLDSAYFVLVDTYLKYFLPTEGSVPPSPFTNKRGSVSPPAPRAPSVPFAGYGTHSTSLLKRHISHQPSVTADPAAQEIWRSEALLQVFVEMWLHHYSLEMYQKLQSPQVKEPFTPTEEHVLVVRLLVKHLHAFSCSLKPEQVSSSAHSHTSPLEELKRVVVHRFVQQKLYVFLQHCFGHWPLDASFRVVLETWLSYIQPWRYTGEKTNPQTDQNKGVPEKWSLFVQENLLMYTKLFQGFLNRVVRTDLVNVKNALMVFRVAKVFAQPNLSEMIQKGEQLFLEPEHVLHHRQHRCFLSPGHGGSFLSARQPVVTDRVFRVKSHVYGLEGQDCQYKQMFGTELRGTVLKLIQIIDQARQTAKKISDQSAEVAANNSFMSWFGMGSPDLNYTFNGGEVDDTGACVKTHEFLERSLDYLCQIFRLNAGQLSQLMATLGSGQDDGNSKQLPDSVQGEKGLILTDLGRMQVINGLRRFEIEYQGDPELQPIRSYENAILVRLFFKISSLVNERFGGHMDALCSRSDFLGQLGRHYLASPEAAADGRSPETRVTAERNRRPRLSLRMLASYRTLLMLLLLYLFGALFSSGPMSSTLLILTGGFLYGLLSCPVWR; encoded by the exons ATGGCCGGCCCAGCCATGCAACAGCCCAGTTTCCTTCTG GCCAACCTGAAAATTGACTCGACCACCAAGCCTTTTCTCCAGTGTTGCCAGGAGCTGGTGAAGATCATTGATGACTACCCTGCGAAG GAGCTGCACCTGATCTTCCCCTGGCTGGTAGAGAGTGTTTTTGGCAGTCTGGATGGCGTCATCGTGGGCTGGAACTTGCGATTTCTGCAGGCATGCAGCAATCAGTACAACATCGTCATGGACTTTCTCAATCCTAG TGGTCCAATGATGAAGCTTGTGTACAAGCTTCAAGCAGAGGACTACAAATATGAAATACCAGTCAGCTTTCTGCCT GGTCCTGTAAAGGTGTCCATACAGGAAGGCGTCCTCCCAGATTGCCCACTTTTAAACAACAAGCTGCATTTTCCTCTGTCTGGTCTGCAGACACTCAGCCTGGCACTTA ATCCCTTTGAATATTACATGTTTATGTTTGCCTCCAGTCTCATCACACCAAAG AACTACTCTCTAGGACAGCATGTGAGCAGCTTGGATAGTGCATACTTTGTGCTAGTGGACACCTACCTCAAGTATTTCCTCCCTACAGAGGGCAGTGTTCCCCCCTCTCCATTCACCAACAAAAGAGGCTCTGTGTCTCCACCTGCTCCCAG GGCTCCCAGTGTGCCTTTTGCAGGGTATGGCACCCACAGCACCAGCCTCCTTAAGCGCCACATATCCCATCAGCCCTCAGTCACTGCTGACCCTGCAGCCCAGGAGATCTGGAGGTCAGAGGCATTACTACAG GTGTTTGTGGAGATGTGGCTGCATCACTACTCCCTGGAGATGTACCAGAAGCTGCAGTCCCCCCAGGTGAAG GAGCCATTCACCCCGACAGAGGAGCACGTTCTGGTGGTTCGTCTCCTAGTGAAGCACCTCCATGCCTTCTCCTGCAGCCTGAAACCTGAGCAGGTCTCCTCCTCGGCTCACTCCCACACCAGCCCCCTGGAGGAGTTGAAGAG GGTGGTGGTCCATCGTTTTGTCCAGCAGAAGCTATATGTGTTCCTCCAGCACTGCTTTGGTCACTGGCCTTTAGATGCCTCCTTCAGAGTG GTGTTGGAGACGTGGCTTAGCTACATCCAGCCATGGAGGTACACAGGAGAGAAGACCAATCCTCAGACAGACCAGAACAAAGGTGTACCTGAGAAATG GAGCTTGTTTGTTCAGGAGAACCTGCTCATGTACACCAAGCTCTTTCAGGGCTTCCTAAACAGGGTGGTACGCACAGACCTGGTCAACGTCAAAAATGCACTAATGGTCTTCAGGGTGGCCAAAGTCTTCGCTCAGCCAAACCTATCAGAGATGATTCAGAAAG GAGAGCAGCTGTTTCTGGAGCCGGAGCATGTCCTCCACCACCGGCAGCACCGGTGCTTCCTCTCGCCGGGCCACGGTGGCAGCTTTTTATCGGCCCGGCAGCCTGTGGTGACAGACAGGGTGTTCAGGGTGAAGAGCCACGTGTATGGTCTGGAGGGCCAGGACTGTCAGTATAAACAGATGTTCGGCACGGAGCTGAGGGGCACG GTCTTGAAGCTCATTCAGATCATCGACCAGGCGAGGCAGACCGCCAAGAAGATATCAGATCAGTCAGCTGAGGTGGCGGCCAACAACTCCTTCATGTCCTGGTTTGGAATGGGCTCCCCTGACCTCAACTACACCTTCAATGGAGGAGAGGTGGATGACACCGGGGCGTGTGTTAAGACCCATGAGTTTCTGGAGAGGTCACTGGACTACCTCTGTCAGATATTTCGG CTGAATGCAGGACAACTGTCTCAGCTGATGGCTACCCTAGGCTCTGGTCAGGACGATGGGAACTCCAAGCAGCTACCAGACTCTGTTCAAGGGGAGAAAGGACTCATCCTCACAGACCTGGGCCGGATGCAG GTCATCAATGGACTGCGTAGATTTGAGATAGAGTACCAAGGGGACCCGGAGCTTCAGCCCATCAGGAGCTATGAGAACGCCATCCTGGTCAGACTGTTCTTCAAGATCTCATCTCTGGTGAATGAGAGG TTCGGAGGTCACATGGATGCTCTGTGCTCGCGGTCGGACTTCCTGGGCCAGTTGGGACGGCACTACCTGGCCAGCCCCGAGGCCGCGGCGGATGGCAGGAGCCCAGAGACGCGAGTAACAGCGGAGAGGAACCGACGGCCACGGCTAAGCCTGCGCATGCTGGCGAGCTACAGAACCCTGCTGATGCTTTTACTGCTCTACCTGTTTGGGGCACTGTTCTCATCCGGCCCCATGTCCAGCACACTGCTCATCCTTACAGGAGGCTTTCTCTACGGACTCTTAAGTTGCCCTGTTTGGAGATAA